Proteins encoded by one window of Rutidosis leptorrhynchoides isolate AG116_Rl617_1_P2 chromosome 7, CSIRO_AGI_Rlap_v1, whole genome shotgun sequence:
- the LOC139858402 gene encoding sm-like protein LSM8 isoform X1, with protein sequence MLGGPGLESVVDQLISVITNDGRNIVGYLKGFDQATNIILDESHERVYSTKEGVQQLVLGLYIIRGDNISVIGELDEELDAGLDLSELRAHPLKPIIH encoded by the exons ATGCTGGGTGGCCCTGGGCTTGAATCTGTTGTTGATC AACTCATTTCAGTTATCACAAATGACGGGCGAAACATAGTG GGATATCTGAAAGGTTTTGATCAAGCAACTAACATAATTCTGGACGAATCTCATGAACGAGTTTATTCCACCAAG GAAGGGGTTCAACAGCTTGTATTGGGTCTCTACATCATAAGGGGTGATAACAT AAGCGTTATTGGGGAATTAGACGAGGAGCTTGATGCAGGGTTGGATTTGTCTGAGCTAAGAGCTCATCCTCTGAAGCCTATTATCCATTGA
- the LOC139858136 gene encoding transcription initiation factor TFIID subunit 13-like: MNNASAGPSSKSETSLKRKRGVFQKDLQHMMYGFGDDPNPLPETVALMEDIVVEYVTDMVHKAQDIASKRGKLLTEDFLFLIRKDLPKLNRCTELLSMNEELKQARKAFDVDEEKLAQGD; the protein is encoded by the exons ATGAATAATGCTTCAGCAGGACCGTCTTCCAAATCAGAGACATCGTTAAAGCGCAAGCGAGGAGTTTTTCAAAAAGATC TGCAACATATGATGTATGGCTTCGGAGATGATCCTAAC CCATTACCAGAGACTGTTGCTCTCATGGAGGACATTGTTGTGGAATATGTGACCGATATG GTGCATAAAGCTCAAGATATCGCATCAAAGAGAGGAAAGCTTTTGACCGaggatttcttgttcttgatccgGAAG GACTTGCCAAAACTAAACCGGTGCACAGAATTGTTGTCGATGAATGAAGAACTAAAACAAGCCAGGAAAGCTTTTGATGTGGACGAGGAGAAGCTGGCACAGGGAGATTAA
- the LOC139858402 gene encoding sm-like protein LSM8 isoform X2, translating to MLGGPGLESVVDQLISVITNDGRNIVGYLKGFDQATNIILDESHERVYSTKEGVQQLVLGLYIIRGDNILCFQKRYWGIRRGA from the exons ATGCTGGGTGGCCCTGGGCTTGAATCTGTTGTTGATC AACTCATTTCAGTTATCACAAATGACGGGCGAAACATAGTG GGATATCTGAAAGGTTTTGATCAAGCAACTAACATAATTCTGGACGAATCTCATGAACGAGTTTATTCCACCAAG GAAGGGGTTCAACAGCTTGTATTGGGTCTCTACATCATAAGGGGTGATAACAT TTTATGTTTCCAGAAGCGTTATTGGGGAATTAGACGAGGAGCTTGA